A genomic region of Lytechinus pictus isolate F3 Inbred chromosome 2, Lp3.0, whole genome shotgun sequence contains the following coding sequences:
- the LOC129279352 gene encoding uncharacterized protein LOC129279352, which produces MLSDNEAGPDGAPPVPAFAHHVQAVAIKLPPFWRSDPLVWFAQAEAQFVTRAITQEATKYAHVIAALPEDVAQEICDILVNPPATDQYSNLKKNLIARVSASGQRRVQLLLTEEELGDRKPWQLLRRMDQLLGEQKLEKRIFKQLFLQRLPVNVRQILASTSEALLLSELAALADRIVETQSYTPGTISAIAPGNAEATPKACSDLESQVSELTRLVRDLTTFVGSIQRSRSRSRSRKRDNRQVADALSRPEVNVLHTLIAQTQKSDPELQAILNAETESSMALQSVPLIDTGEEICVEVLNPPTSAII; this is translated from the coding sequence ATGCTAAGTGATAATGAAGCTGGTCCTGATGGAGCACCACCCGTCCCCGCATTTGCACACCATGTACAAGCGGTCGCGATTAAGCTCCCACCATTTTGGAGAAGTGACCCTTTGGTCTGGTTCGCTCAAGCTGAGGCGCAGTTTGTGACACGCGCCATAACTCAAGAAGCGACGAAATATGCGCATGTCATCGCCGCTCTTCCGGAAGATGTAGCCCAGGAAATATGCGATATTTTGGTCAACCCTCCGGCTACTGATCAATATTCTAATCTAAAGAAAAACCTAATAGCGCGTGTTAGTGCTTCTGGGCAGCGTAGAGTTCAGCTTCTTCTAACTGAAGAAGAGTTAGGTGATCGCAAGCCCTGGCAGCTTCTACGACGCATGGATCAACTTCTAGGTGAGCAGAAGTTAGAGAAAAGAATATTCAAACAACTATTCCTCCAAAGATTGCCTGTTAATGTCCGGCAGATTTTAGCATCTACTAGCGAAGCCTTACTGCTCAGCGAATTGGCTGCGTTGGCTGATCGTATTGTTGAGACACAGTCATACACGCCTGGCACTATTTCAGCCATCGCGCCCGGAAATGCGGAAGCTACTCCGAAAGCTTGTAGCGATCTCGAAAGTCAGGTGTCCGAACTCACCAGGCTGGTTCGCGATCTCACAACCTTTGTGGGAAGTATCCAGCGCAGCCGTAGTCGGAGCCGTAGCAGGAAGCGTGACAATAGACAGGTCGCTGATGCGCTATCACGCCCTGAAGTCAATGTCTTACACACGCTCATTGCGCAGACTCAGAAGTCTGACCCCGAATTGCAAGCAATACTGAATGCGGAAACCGAGAGCAGCATGGCACTTCAAAGCGTACCATTGATTGATACCGGAGAAGAgatctgtgtagaagttttgaatcctccaactagtgctatcatataa